From Hoeflea sp. 108:
TGGGCACATGCGTAGCAAGCACCGTTCCAACAACAGGATTGACTGATCATGGCAAATGTTCGCCAAGCAATGTTCCCATACGGTATGTCCAAGAGGGCCGATGGGGCTTGGTTCTTTTTCAATAGATCATACAAACCGGTTGGGGTCACGTCTTCGGATTGGGCTGATTGGGACGACCCTTCCCACAAGCTGCGTCTCAAGGGGCTCGGGCCAGCAACTTTGGCAAAACTGGATCACGGGGGTAAGGGGGGCAGTGATCGTATTTACTTCTACGATGACGCCTCAAACCCAGAGCTGTCAGCTTCGAACATGGATGCGTATCTCAAGAAACTGCGGATCCTCCTTTCCCTCCAGGAAGCTTCCGATTGACATGGGCTATCTGGCGCTCGACCTCGCATGCAATCTTGTCCGCTGCCGCGACCAACACTGAATCGAGCCGGTGAGTGTAGCGGCTGGTGATGCCGCTGGCGGAGTGGCCCAGGCACGCCCCGATAGTGCTGTCCGAGTAATCCAGGTCGGCGCCGACGGACGCAAAGCTATGGCGCAAGGTATGGGAGGTAACCCCTTCCAACTCGGCCGCCTTCATTATGCGGTCCATCGCACCGGCCAGGCCGCCATAAGGCTTGCTCTCGTCCCGCACGCCCGGCAGGACGTGGTCAACACCCTTCTTGCGCTCGATGCCATTGAGCACGTCAATCGCGGCCCGGCTGAGAGGACGGACCGATGCGCCAGTCTTGGAATCGCTCAGACGCAATGCCTTGCCTTCTAAGTCGACCTCGGGCCACTTCAGGCCCTCAATCTCGCCGCGGCGACACCCGGTGAAAGCCAGGAGCCTGATACAGGCAATGGCCTGCCACGGCTCTTCGGCCTCGCGCAGTACCTTGCCCAAGGAGGCATACTCAGCGGCGTCCAGGCGGCGCTGCTTCTGGCCGTCGGTCGGTCGCTTCACTCCGCGTGCCGGGTTGGCTTCGATGATACCTTCAGATGAGGCATAAGAGAGGATACCGCCGAGCAAGCCGGCCGTCCGGCTGGCGGTGCCGGCGCCGCCTTCGACGACCGCCTTGCCTCGTAGCTTGTCAGTCTTTTCCACTGTGGCCGTCTTCCCTGTCGTGACATCGCGAATGAATCTCGAGATGTCCGACTGCTTGATATCGATCACCAGCTTGCGGCCGAGCAGGGGCTTGATGTGGCGCTCGATCCTGCCCTTGTCGGTGGCCAGGGTGGATGCCTTTTTGGGGCGTCGTCCCTTACCGAGGACAAGCCCCTTCTCGACGGCAGCAATGTAGTCGTCGCACAGCTCGGAGACGGTGATCGAGCTGCGTCGGGTCTTACGTTCCAGGGCAGGGTCTTCGCCCGCGAGGACGCTCCCTAGCGTGATCCGAGCCAGCTTCCTGGCCTCATCAAGGGTCAGCTTGCCGTAAGGGCCAATGGACATCCGTTTCCGCTGGCCGTCGGTGTTGTAGTAGTCAGCGTAGAATGTCTTCTTGCCGGTTGGGAATATCCGAATGCCGAACCCGGGCAGCTCGCTACACCACACGAAATAGGCGCTCGTTCGTGCTTCGGCGCCGTCGATCACGCTCTTTGTCAGCTTCGGCATTGACCCCTGCCTTCCGATTTAGTGTCACCATAGAGTCACCATAAAATCGGAAACTTGGGAAGCCTCGCGGAACCGTGCGGAATCGAAAAAAGTTAATAAGTGATGCAATTTCATACAATTAGGAAAGATCAGCAAACTTGAAGAAACTCAGGGAAATGTTTTAGCGCTGCCCTCCGAAGGCAGAGGTCACAGGTTC
This genomic window contains:
- a CDS encoding site-specific integrase, whose product is MPKLTKSVIDGAEARTSAYFVWCSELPGFGIRIFPTGKKTFYADYYNTDGQRKRMSIGPYGKLTLDEARKLARITLGSVLAGEDPALERKTRRSSITVSELCDDYIAAVEKGLVLGKGRRPKKASTLATDKGRIERHIKPLLGRKLVIDIKQSDISRFIRDVTTGKTATVEKTDKLRGKAVVEGGAGTASRTAGLLGGILSYASSEGIIEANPARGVKRPTDGQKQRRLDAAEYASLGKVLREAEEPWQAIACIRLLAFTGCRRGEIEGLKWPEVDLEGKALRLSDSKTGASVRPLSRAAIDVLNGIERKKGVDHVLPGVRDESKPYGGLAGAMDRIMKAAELEGVTSHTLRHSFASVGADLDYSDSTIGACLGHSASGITSRYTHRLDSVLVAAADKIACEVERQIAHVNRKLPGGKGGSAVS